One genomic segment of Methylocystis sp. SC2 includes these proteins:
- a CDS encoding bifunctional 2-polyprenyl-6-hydroxyphenol methylase/3-demethylubiquinol 3-O-methyltransferase UbiG produces the protein MAPISEDLKAVTGGTLRHYNQRAEAFWEGTRSHDVSQNIAAMLSHIRGEPPFTLLDFGCGPGRDLKALAALGHVAIGLDGAPRFVEMARIHSGCEVWLQDFLALDLPERHFDGVFANASLFHVPRSELPRVLRALHAALKPGGVLFSSIPHGADQEGWSNERYGVFHAPESWRAFGSMAGFVEVERYYRPSGAPPGEQPWLASVWRRE, from the coding sequence ATGGCTCCAATCTCGGAAGATTTGAAAGCGGTCACGGGCGGCACGCTGCGACACTATAATCAACGCGCCGAGGCGTTCTGGGAGGGAACGCGCAGCCACGACGTCTCGCAAAATATCGCGGCGATGCTCAGCCACATTCGCGGCGAGCCTCCTTTCACCTTGCTCGATTTCGGTTGCGGGCCAGGACGCGATTTGAAGGCGCTCGCGGCGCTTGGCCATGTCGCGATCGGGCTTGATGGAGCGCCGCGCTTCGTCGAAATGGCGCGCATTCACAGCGGATGCGAGGTCTGGCTGCAGGATTTTCTCGCGCTCGATCTTCCTGAACGCCACTTTGACGGTGTCTTCGCCAATGCGTCGCTGTTTCACGTGCCCCGCAGCGAATTGCCGCGCGTCCTGCGCGCGCTCCACGCCGCTTTGAAGCCGGGGGGCGTCCTGTTCAGCTCCATTCCGCATGGCGCGGATCAGGAAGGATGGAGCAATGAACGCTATGGCGTGTTTCATGCGCCCGAAAGCTGGCGCGCGTTCGGGTCGATGGCGGGCTTCGTCGAGGTCGAGCGCTATTACCGGCCCAGCGGCGCGCCGCCGGGCGAACAGCCATGGCTGGCGAGCGTATGGCGACGCGAATAG